In a single window of the Pseudomonas oryzihabitans genome:
- a CDS encoding GNAT family N-acetyltransferase codes for MTALTIPLQYPPRFTVTEAVELIDLTLADPAAVADYYRRNRQHLAQSMPRRSDAFYTQAQWQGQVAAYRAGGPGVSEVRLVLRAGPLVIGTVNFSQIFRGGFQACFLGYGLDEAWQGRGLMCNAVRLGRDFVIGELGLNRIMANHLPDNLRSAHLLQSLGFEREGLARRYLQIDGVWRDHVLTSYVRPAP; via the coding sequence ATGACCGCTCTGACCATTCCGCTGCAGTATCCACCCCGCTTCACCGTGACCGAGGCGGTGGAACTGATCGACCTGACCCTGGCCGATCCCGCCGCGGTGGCCGACTACTATCGGCGCAATCGCCAGCATCTGGCGCAGTCGATGCCGCGGCGCTCCGACGCCTTCTACACCCAGGCCCAATGGCAAGGGCAGGTAGCGGCCTATCGGGCGGGCGGACCGGGCGTGAGCGAAGTGCGCCTGGTGCTGCGAGCGGGGCCATTGGTCATCGGCACGGTGAATTTCAGCCAGATCTTTCGCGGCGGCTTCCAGGCTTGCTTCCTGGGCTATGGCCTGGACGAGGCCTGGCAGGGGCGCGGCCTGATGTGCAATGCCGTACGGTTGGGCCGCGATTTCGTCATCGGCGAGTTGGGCCTCAATCGCATCATGGCCAACCATCTGCCGGACAACCTGCGCAGCGCTCATCTGCTCCAGAGCCTGGGCTTCGAACGCGAGGGCCTAGCCCGCCGTTATCTGCAAATCGACGGCGTCTGGCGGGACCATGTGCTGACCAGCTACGTTCGTCCCGCCCCTTGA
- a CDS encoding GNAT family N-acetyltransferase → MNFPPRIALADFELVWPQPRLAEAFAEALNWSYAEHRRFLGWAREHTTVAQARDSLLAARGAFTLAQGEKRYFLVRGDEMLGCLGLTPLEGGRRYEIGYWTHSRHAGQGHMTAALRHFVEGRGAAGLYLTTSAANAASQRLAERVGFRRIRVLENDREGPEGGRCATWVYELPPETKR, encoded by the coding sequence ATGAACTTTCCGCCCCGTATCGCCCTGGCCGACTTCGAGCTGGTGTGGCCGCAACCGCGCCTGGCAGAGGCCTTCGCCGAGGCGCTTAACTGGAGCTATGCCGAGCATCGCCGCTTCCTCGGCTGGGCCCGGGAGCACACCACGGTCGCCCAGGCGCGCGACAGCCTGCTCGCGGCCCGCGGCGCCTTCACCCTGGCCCAGGGCGAGAAGCGCTACTTCCTGGTGCGCGGTGACGAGATGCTCGGCTGCCTGGGACTCACGCCGCTGGAGGGCGGCCGCCGCTACGAGATCGGCTACTGGACGCACAGCCGTCACGCGGGGCAGGGCCATATGACCGCGGCGCTGCGCCACTTCGTCGAAGGGCGCGGCGCCGCGGGGCTCTATCTCACCACCTCGGCGGCCAATGCCGCCAGCCAGCGGCTGGCCGAGCGGGTCGGCTTTCGCCGCATCCGGGTGCTGGAGAACGATCGTGAGGGACCCGAGGGCGGACGCTGCGCCACCTGGGTCTACGAATTGCCGCCGGAGACGAAGCGATGA